A single window of Hyla sarda isolate aHylSar1 chromosome 2, aHylSar1.hap1, whole genome shotgun sequence DNA harbors:
- the LOC130357353 gene encoding DNA damage-regulated autophagy modulator protein 1-like yields the protein MEIQGLGFLPILWVTWNLLGLSTLVTLTIALGHSRQPFISDTAVGYPEWIIYKVVFFGAPIIGVAVTYLQHRFMFLRSEPSAKHFRIYQKILFILGCIMCIGTALNAVFTMGNNPTIHRISSGMAFICGAIYNVCQAGFLYKRSYSSRIVCHIRLASTLVTSVVLLLFSVGQVSFYTDLCTGHCEEIMYVPVMVAEYLGFCGVTLYHVTHYTDLQHLSVKISRNDINVSLRTKIPDPEQNHPVE from the coding sequence ATGGAGATCCAGGGATTAGGGTTCTTGCCTATCCTTTGGGTCACATGGAACCTTTTGGGCCTCAGCACTCTTGTCACCTTGACCATCGCCCTAGGACATAGCAGACAGCCGTTTATCAGTGACACGGCTGTAGGATATCCTGAGTGGATAATATATAAGGTTGTGTTCTTTGGTGCACCCATCATAGGAGTTGCCGTCACCTACCTGCAGCACCGATTTATGTTCCTGCGCTCTGAACCATCTGCGAAGCATTTTAGGATTTACCAGAAGATCTTGTTTATCTTAGGATGCATCATGTGCATAGGAACAGCCCTGAATGCCGTATTTACTATGGGGAACAATCCTACAATACACAGGATCAGCTCAGGTATGGCATTTATTTGTGGagccatatataatgtgtgccaAGCTGGATTCCTATACAAAAGGTCATACAGCAGCCGGATTGTTTGCCATATAAGGCTGGCCTCCACCTTAGTGACTTCTGTGGTGCTGCTGCTCTTCAGTGTCGGTCAGGTCTCCTTCTATACGGATCTGTGCACCGGACACTGCGAGGAGATTATGTATGTCCCCGTCATGGTGGCTGAATACCTGGGATTCTGCGGCGTCACCTTATACCATGTGACCCACTATACAGATTTACAGCATTTGTCAGTAAAGATTTCCAGAAATGACATTAACGTCAGCCTGAGGACCAAGATACCGGACCCGGAACAGAACCATCCTGTAGAATAG